The following are from one region of the Achromobacter xylosoxidans genome:
- the thiM gene encoding hydroxyethylthiazole kinase: MQSIPDLSAQALISRDLVAALRRDAPLVQCLTNFVSMNTAANVLLAMGASPAMVHAQEEAPEFARVCGAVVINIGTLSSPWLDSMLLTAASANEAGIPWVLDPVAHHATAFRRDAVRRLLDLRPAIIRGNASEIIALAGGQSASKGVDARDAVSQAEHSAHAIAASRATVVAVTGETDYVTDGARAVRITGGSPLMPRVTATGCALTALVGACAAVSRNDPFSAAVAALSCFAIAGQRAGELAQGPGSFAWRFLDALAALETGDLIEESPLR, encoded by the coding sequence ATGCAATCCATTCCCGACCTTTCCGCCCAGGCGCTGATCTCGCGCGACCTGGTGGCCGCCCTGCGCCGCGATGCGCCGCTGGTGCAGTGCCTGACCAATTTCGTATCCATGAACACCGCCGCCAACGTGCTGCTGGCCATGGGCGCTTCGCCCGCCATGGTGCATGCGCAGGAAGAAGCGCCCGAGTTCGCGCGCGTCTGCGGCGCGGTCGTGATCAACATCGGCACCCTGTCCTCGCCCTGGCTGGACAGCATGCTGCTGACCGCCGCGTCGGCCAACGAAGCCGGCATACCCTGGGTGCTCGATCCGGTGGCGCACCACGCCACCGCTTTTCGCCGCGACGCGGTGCGCCGCCTGTTGGACCTGCGGCCCGCCATCATCCGCGGCAATGCCTCGGAGATCATCGCGCTGGCCGGCGGCCAAAGCGCGAGCAAGGGCGTGGACGCGCGCGACGCGGTCTCGCAGGCGGAGCATTCCGCGCATGCCATCGCCGCCAGCCGCGCGACAGTGGTGGCGGTGACCGGCGAGACCGACTACGTCACGGACGGCGCGCGCGCCGTCCGCATAACGGGCGGTTCGCCCCTGATGCCGCGCGTCACCGCCACGGGCTGCGCGCTGACGGCGCTGGTTGGCGCCTGCGCCGCGGTGTCGCGCAACGATCCGTTTTCCGCGGCGGTCGCCGCCCTGTCGTGTTTCGCCATCGCGGGCCAGCGCGCCGGCGAGCTGGCGCAAGGCCCCGGATCGTTTGCGTGGCGCTTCCTGGATGCGCTTGCGGCTTTGGAAACGGGCGACCTCATCGAAGAATCTCCGCTGCGCTAG
- a CDS encoding GntR family transcriptional regulator: MAAQIDKVISELRDMVLSGVLQPGERVVELQFSARLGVSRTPLRIALTELEKEGLLERLPSRGFRVRAFTVDEIGDAVDVRGVLEGMAARLLAERGASQDVLDRLSQAVDEGRALLAPARRDPNTTVDARAWGQINRRFHEILCEAAGNRALLSALEHNNKTPLAGPAALTLPSTPSLLETPFVLRAQADHEDLLRAITRREAVRAENLMREHAYRSRENKRVLLESLRGALPAQPGLSDVSA, from the coding sequence ATGGCCGCACAAATCGATAAAGTCATTTCCGAACTCCGGGACATGGTGCTTTCTGGCGTTCTGCAGCCGGGGGAACGCGTGGTCGAGTTGCAGTTTTCGGCGCGCCTGGGCGTATCGCGTACCCCGTTGCGCATTGCGCTGACCGAGCTTGAAAAAGAGGGCCTGCTGGAACGGCTGCCTTCACGCGGCTTCCGGGTACGGGCCTTTACGGTGGACGAAATCGGCGACGCGGTGGACGTGCGCGGCGTGCTCGAAGGCATGGCGGCCCGCCTGCTGGCCGAGCGCGGCGCCTCGCAGGACGTGCTGGACCGCTTGTCGCAGGCGGTGGACGAAGGACGCGCCCTGCTGGCCCCGGCCCGCCGCGATCCCAACACCACCGTGGATGCGCGCGCCTGGGGGCAGATCAACCGGCGCTTTCACGAGATCCTGTGCGAAGCCGCGGGCAACCGCGCGCTCTTGTCGGCGCTGGAACACAACAACAAGACGCCGCTGGCCGGCCCGGCCGCGCTGACCCTGCCATCCACGCCCTCGCTGCTGGAAACGCCGTTCGTGCTGCGTGCGCAAGCGGACCACGAAGACCTGCTGCGCGCCATTACGCGGCGCGAGGCCGTGCGCGCCGAGAACCTGATGCGCGAGCACGCCTATCGCAGCCGCGAAAACAAGCGCGTACTGCTGGAATCGCTGCGCGGCGCCTTGCCCGCGCAGCCCGGGCTGTCGGACGTCAGCGCATAA
- a CDS encoding fumarylacetoacetate hydrolase family protein, whose translation MKLVSFVQAGRSAWGVVRGAEVVALTQVWPDMVAALEAGVEQIARAAETAGQACMPLAGLRLLPPVVAPRKILCVGLNYGRHVAEAGRELPAHPSLFARFADSFVGHGEAVWKPQASDRFDYEAELAVVIGRGGRHIAAKDALAHVAGYTCMAENSVRDFQKHNAQVTPGKNFERSGALGPWLVTADEIGDPAGLEVISRLNGEVMQHGQVSDLIFPIPELIAYISSFTRLSPGDVIATGTPEGVGSSRKPPRFMSAGDTLEVEIPGLGTLINTVADEPAADEQGDAHV comes from the coding sequence ATGAAGCTCGTCAGCTTCGTTCAGGCAGGCCGCAGCGCCTGGGGCGTGGTGCGCGGCGCCGAGGTCGTGGCGCTGACCCAGGTCTGGCCCGACATGGTCGCGGCGCTGGAGGCAGGGGTGGAACAGATCGCGCGCGCCGCGGAGACGGCTGGCCAGGCCTGTATGCCCTTGGCCGGGCTGCGCCTGCTGCCGCCGGTAGTGGCGCCGCGCAAGATTCTCTGCGTGGGCCTGAACTACGGCCGCCATGTGGCCGAGGCCGGGCGCGAACTGCCCGCGCACCCCTCGCTGTTCGCGCGCTTTGCGGACAGCTTCGTCGGCCACGGCGAGGCGGTGTGGAAGCCGCAAGCCTCCGACCGTTTCGATTACGAGGCCGAACTGGCCGTGGTGATCGGCCGGGGCGGCCGCCATATCGCCGCCAAGGACGCCCTGGCGCACGTGGCCGGCTACACCTGCATGGCCGAGAACTCCGTGCGCGATTTCCAGAAGCACAACGCGCAGGTGACGCCGGGCAAGAACTTCGAGCGCAGCGGCGCGCTGGGTCCCTGGCTGGTCACGGCCGACGAGATCGGCGACCCGGCTGGCCTGGAAGTCATTTCCCGCCTCAACGGCGAGGTCATGCAGCACGGCCAGGTGTCCGACCTGATCTTCCCCATCCCTGAGCTGATCGCCTACATCAGCAGCTTCACCCGCCTGTCGCCGGGCGACGTGATCGCCACCGGCACGCCCGAAGGCGTGGGCTCCAGCCGCAAGCCTCCGCGTTTCATGAGCGCCGGCGACACGCTGGAAGTCGAGATTCCCGGCCTCGGAACACTGATCAACACGGTGGCGGACGAGCCCGCCGCCGACGAACAAGGAGACGCGCATGTCTGA
- a CDS encoding ornithine cyclodeaminase family protein — translation MSDALRYLTERDVVSVLDIPKAIEALHAMLVAQGREQARNLPKALATWGDGSSMHALGSVQTGAGGYAGFKTWVHTKSGGGSLFSLFDAESGFLRAVIEARALGMLRTAAISGVATRALAPADAACAALIGTGPQAVTQLAALAAVRDLRRVRVYSPTPEKRRAFVASVQGKYRFEVEEAASLEQALAGAEIVTLITRAVEPFVDAAMLADCRHLNAVGAILPAKAEFAQDVFERADRVVVDDLENARRGSRELRERFGADGAPWQGVTVLSDLLAAGEGRPQGARLTIFKGMGMGLSDLAMARVVYEHARDHGLGVALPPQTRENLLLAQP, via the coding sequence ATGTCTGATGCGCTGCGGTACCTGACGGAACGGGACGTGGTCTCGGTTCTGGATATCCCCAAGGCGATCGAAGCCCTGCATGCCATGCTGGTCGCGCAAGGGCGCGAGCAGGCCCGCAACCTGCCCAAGGCGCTGGCGACCTGGGGCGACGGCAGCTCGATGCATGCCTTGGGCTCCGTGCAGACCGGCGCGGGCGGCTATGCGGGTTTCAAGACCTGGGTCCATACCAAGAGCGGCGGAGGCTCGCTGTTCAGCCTGTTCGACGCCGAGTCGGGATTTCTGCGCGCCGTGATCGAGGCGCGCGCGCTGGGCATGCTGCGCACCGCCGCGATCAGCGGGGTCGCCACGCGCGCGCTGGCGCCGGCTGACGCCGCCTGCGCCGCGCTGATCGGCACCGGCCCGCAGGCCGTCACCCAATTGGCCGCGCTGGCCGCCGTGCGCGACTTGCGCCGCGTGCGCGTCTACAGCCCCACGCCGGAAAAGCGCCGCGCCTTTGTCGCCAGCGTGCAAGGCAAGTATCGATTCGAGGTCGAGGAAGCGGCCAGCCTGGAACAGGCGCTGGCCGGCGCCGAGATCGTCACCCTGATCACGCGCGCCGTCGAGCCTTTCGTGGACGCGGCCATGCTGGCCGACTGCAGGCACCTGAACGCCGTGGGCGCGATCCTGCCGGCCAAGGCCGAGTTCGCGCAGGACGTGTTCGAACGCGCCGACCGCGTGGTGGTGGACGACCTGGAAAACGCCCGCCGCGGTTCGCGTGAACTGCGCGAGCGCTTTGGCGCAGACGGTGCGCCATGGCAGGGCGTGACCGTGCTGAGCGACCTGCTCGCCGCGGGAGAGGGCCGTCCGCAAGGCGCACGGTTGACGATCTTCAAGGGCATGGGCATGGGCCTGTCCGACCTGGCGATGGCGCGCGTGGTGTACGAGCATGCCCGCGACCATGGCCTGGGCGTGGCGCTGCCGCCCCAGACCCGCGAGAACCTGCTGCTGGCGCAGCCCTGA
- a CDS encoding cupin domain-containing protein, protein MFVDISGASPREQNKWQSIVIPKEDIDLEIARLTDAPRPDNGRRASLIVHPEATAPGLGLAPGTDVTINVVNPGESTFNLRKNSNMLEICISGEGVATVAGRDIRVGHWDVWNTPAMQVHSYRNEGKTPWVRLSYSNAPLLEKLEIHYVEEFEGSVPPADANTKPVPPRAPDAARSRDLALREQITPEGAWLLGYEWLIDIDVLESKALHWPWSAVSRQLPSVEDMARGYNGRRLFVLYNPATERRIGTTHSFFATISSSPPDNHHVPHRHSSSAINYYLRGNGYSKVNGTRLDWKAGDLILSAPGWAMHSHHSGTETTSALTVQDHPLQIAMESLIWQERMQEPILALGSQSGFESNRAQLAAAR, encoded by the coding sequence ATGTTCGTCGATATCAGCGGCGCCAGTCCGCGGGAACAAAACAAATGGCAGTCCATCGTCATCCCCAAAGAGGACATCGATCTTGAGATCGCGCGCCTGACCGATGCGCCCCGGCCGGACAACGGCCGCCGCGCCTCCCTCATCGTGCACCCGGAAGCCACGGCGCCGGGCCTGGGCCTGGCCCCGGGAACGGACGTCACCATCAACGTGGTCAATCCGGGTGAAAGCACCTTCAACCTGCGCAAGAACTCCAACATGCTGGAGATCTGTATCAGCGGCGAGGGCGTGGCCACGGTGGCCGGGCGCGACATCCGCGTGGGGCACTGGGACGTCTGGAACACCCCCGCCATGCAGGTGCATTCCTACCGTAACGAAGGCAAGACGCCGTGGGTACGCCTGTCGTACTCCAACGCGCCGCTCCTGGAAAAGCTGGAGATCCACTACGTCGAGGAGTTCGAGGGCAGCGTGCCGCCGGCCGACGCCAATACCAAGCCGGTGCCGCCGCGCGCGCCCGACGCGGCCCGTTCGCGCGACCTGGCGCTGCGCGAGCAGATCACGCCCGAGGGCGCATGGCTGCTGGGCTACGAGTGGCTGATCGACATCGACGTGCTGGAATCCAAGGCCTTGCACTGGCCCTGGTCGGCGGTGTCGCGCCAGCTGCCCAGCGTCGAGGACATGGCGCGCGGCTACAACGGCCGCCGCCTGTTCGTGCTGTACAACCCGGCCACCGAACGCCGCATCGGCACCACGCACAGCTTCTTCGCCACCATTTCCTCGTCGCCGCCCGACAACCACCACGTGCCGCACCGCCACAGCTCGTCGGCCATCAACTATTACCTGCGCGGCAACGGCTACAGCAAGGTCAATGGCACGCGGCTGGACTGGAAGGCGGGCGACCTGATCCTGTCGGCGCCAGGCTGGGCCATGCATTCGCATCACTCGGGTACGGAAACCACCTCCGCGCTGACGGTGCAGGACCATCCGCTGCAGATTGCCATGGAGTCGCTGATCTGGCAGGAGCGCATGCAGGAACCCATCCTGGCGCTGGGCAGCCAGAGCGGCTTCGAGAGCAACCGCGCGCAACTGGCCGCGGCCCGATAG
- a CDS encoding aromatic-ring-hydroxylating dioxygenase subunit beta, which yields MTMTELSDTPSLRARLRDFYDDYAYCLDEDRLEDWPAFFTEDCHYRVLSRENHDAGLPLGLIYCMNKNMVRDRVTALRETTMFEPRSLRHFISGVRVLEVQGDHIVAQANFAVLESLSDREPTLNMVGRYLDVVRVTPEGLAFSRRDCVYDNYRVRTSLIVPI from the coding sequence ATGACCATGACCGAGCTTTCCGATACCCCGTCGCTGCGCGCGCGCCTGCGGGACTTCTATGACGATTACGCCTACTGCCTGGACGAAGACCGGCTGGAGGACTGGCCCGCCTTCTTCACCGAGGACTGCCATTACCGGGTGCTGTCGCGCGAGAACCATGACGCCGGCCTGCCCCTGGGCCTGATCTATTGCATGAACAAGAACATGGTGCGCGACCGCGTCACGGCCTTGCGCGAAACCACCATGTTCGAGCCGCGTTCGCTGCGCCACTTCATCAGCGGCGTGCGCGTGCTGGAAGTGCAGGGCGACCACATCGTGGCGCAGGCCAACTTTGCGGTGTTGGAGTCGCTGTCCGACCGCGAACCCACCCTGAACATGGTGGGCCGCTATCTGGACGTGGTGCGCGTGACGCCCGAGGGCCTGGCGTTCAGCCGCCGCGACTGCGTGTACGACAACTATCGTGTGCGCACTTCGCTCATCGTTCCCATCTGA
- a CDS encoding aromatic ring-hydroxylating dioxygenase subunit alpha translates to MTCTHSTAPEAPAAAPIHIERRWPKEGYTRIPNWVYTDPAIFKKEMDVFFGGKTWNYVGLECEVPEVGCYKRNWIGDRPVVMVRNAEGEINVLENRCAHRGAQICWHNTGKVEDFTCPYHQWNYDLNGNLQGVPFRRGAMGKGGMPRDFDPKQNGIRKLRSVNRGGSIWATFAEDAPSFEDYCGPEVLAEIDHMLPGKPLKLLGYSRQLIPSNWKMYLENLKDPYHATLLHTFYITFGLWRADSKSECIPTGGGAHSVMVSHNEGKKKTEATTEMSRFRDDLELLDLETVTPRAEFNRGRVGGAWVFPAAQFGIQANSLKTRHVIPRSPTEHELVFTYYGYEDDDEEMTRLRLKHANLLGPAGFVSMDDSEMLNQVQIGVTGYPEERGIIEMGGRDTEPADYMVTEVLIRSFYDYYRKAMGL, encoded by the coding sequence ATGACCTGTACCCACTCGACCGCGCCAGAGGCTCCGGCGGCGGCTCCCATCCACATCGAGCGCCGTTGGCCCAAGGAAGGCTATACGCGCATCCCCAACTGGGTCTACACCGATCCCGCCATCTTCAAGAAGGAGATGGACGTGTTCTTCGGCGGCAAGACCTGGAACTACGTGGGCCTGGAATGCGAAGTGCCTGAAGTTGGCTGCTACAAGCGCAACTGGATCGGCGACCGCCCCGTGGTCATGGTCCGCAACGCGGAAGGCGAGATCAACGTTCTGGAGAACCGCTGCGCGCACCGCGGCGCGCAGATCTGCTGGCACAACACCGGCAAGGTGGAGGACTTCACCTGCCCCTACCACCAGTGGAACTATGACCTGAACGGTAATCTGCAGGGCGTGCCGTTTCGCCGCGGCGCCATGGGCAAGGGTGGCATGCCGCGCGACTTCGATCCCAAGCAGAACGGCATCCGCAAGCTGCGCAGCGTGAACCGCGGCGGCTCGATCTGGGCCACCTTCGCCGAGGACGCGCCCAGCTTCGAGGACTACTGCGGTCCTGAAGTGCTGGCGGAAATCGACCACATGCTGCCGGGCAAGCCGCTCAAGCTGCTGGGATACAGCCGCCAGCTGATCCCCAGCAACTGGAAGATGTACCTGGAAAACCTGAAGGATCCGTACCACGCCACGCTGCTGCACACCTTCTACATCACCTTCGGCCTGTGGCGCGCGGACTCCAAGTCCGAGTGCATCCCCACGGGCGGCGGCGCGCACAGCGTGATGGTGTCGCACAACGAGGGCAAGAAGAAGACCGAGGCCACCACGGAAATGAGCCGTTTCCGTGACGACCTGGAGCTGCTGGACCTGGAAACCGTGACCCCGCGCGCCGAGTTCAACCGCGGCCGCGTCGGTGGCGCGTGGGTGTTCCCGGCCGCGCAGTTCGGCATCCAGGCCAACTCGCTCAAGACCCGCCACGTCATTCCGCGCAGCCCGACCGAGCACGAACTGGTGTTCACCTATTACGGCTACGAGGACGACGACGAGGAAATGACCCGCCTGCGCCTGAAGCACGCCAACCTGCTGGGCCCGGCCGGCTTCGTGTCGATGGACGACAGCGAAATGCTGAACCAGGTGCAGATCGGCGTCACCGGCTATCCGGAAGAGCGCGGCATCATCGAGATGGGCGGCCGCGACACCGAGCCCGCCGACTACATGGTGACCGAGGTGCTGATCCGCTCCTTCTACGACTACTACCGCAAGGCGATGGGGCTGTGA
- a CDS encoding non-heme iron oxygenase ferredoxin subunit — MDTWKPVAMVSDISPDTGTLRVVHEGEGVCLYNLQGDICATQDRCPHGNASLADGYLEDGTIECPLHQGVFDIRTGKPQCPPVTTDLRRYEVRVDSGTVYLKAEGA; from the coding sequence ATGGATACCTGGAAACCTGTGGCGATGGTGTCGGACATTTCGCCCGACACCGGCACCCTGCGCGTGGTGCATGAAGGCGAAGGCGTCTGCCTCTACAACCTGCAAGGCGACATCTGCGCCACGCAGGACCGCTGTCCGCATGGCAACGCCAGCCTGGCCGACGGCTATCTGGAAGACGGCACCATCGAGTGTCCGCTGCATCAGGGCGTCTTCGACATCCGTACCGGCAAGCCGCAATGCCCGCCGGTCACCACGGACCTGCGCCGCTACGAGGTGCGGGTGGACTCGGGCACCGTCTACCTGAAGGCGGAAGGCGCATGA
- a CDS encoding NAD(P)/FAD-dependent oxidoreductase, with protein sequence MNSGAIVVVGAGQAGGWAAATLRERGYEGRIVLLGDEPHAPYERPPLSKAVLGGQAVPESTELFSAERLAALRIEFRPGVAATRLRVADRQVDTSDGGSIAYDKLILCMGGRPVVPALPGVDGPGVHVLRTRGDALRLRASLGPGRRLVVVGGGWIGLEVAATARQSGSAVTVLEQGPRLCARSVQPAVSAHLAALHAAHGVDLRLDTCLRAVLAQTDGRPVAELADGTRLDADAIVLGVGLRANDELAREAGLACERGVLVDAYCRTSAADVYAAGDVAVLTAEDGHARMESWQNAQDQGTAAALSALGLGEPYAPTGAVWSEQYDAMVQIVGFPGLACSEVLRPQAGERALLSVALDASGRAVAGVSVDAARDFRQLRKWIAQRATLDPALLGRPDVPLASAQIG encoded by the coding sequence ATGAACTCGGGCGCCATCGTGGTTGTCGGCGCCGGCCAGGCGGGCGGATGGGCCGCGGCGACCTTGCGCGAACGCGGCTACGAAGGCCGCATCGTGCTGCTGGGCGATGAGCCCCACGCGCCTTATGAACGCCCGCCCTTGAGCAAGGCGGTGCTGGGCGGCCAGGCCGTGCCCGAAAGCACCGAGCTTTTTTCGGCCGAGCGGCTGGCGGCGTTGCGCATCGAGTTTCGGCCGGGCGTGGCGGCGACGCGGCTGCGCGTGGCCGACAGGCAGGTGGATACCTCGGACGGCGGCAGCATCGCCTATGACAAGCTGATCCTGTGCATGGGCGGCAGGCCGGTCGTGCCTGCGCTGCCCGGCGTGGATGGCCCCGGCGTGCACGTGCTGCGCACCCGCGGCGACGCGCTGCGCCTGCGCGCCAGCCTCGGCCCGGGCCGCCGCCTGGTGGTGGTCGGGGGCGGCTGGATCGGGCTGGAGGTAGCGGCGACGGCGCGTCAGTCCGGCAGCGCCGTGACCGTGCTGGAGCAGGGACCGCGACTGTGCGCCCGCAGCGTGCAGCCTGCGGTGTCGGCGCACCTGGCCGCGCTGCATGCCGCCCATGGCGTGGACCTGCGCCTGGACACTTGCCTGCGCGCGGTGCTGGCGCAGACGGACGGCCGCCCGGTGGCGGAACTGGCCGACGGCACGCGTCTGGACGCGGACGCCATCGTGCTGGGCGTGGGCCTGCGGGCCAATGACGAACTGGCGCGTGAAGCCGGCCTGGCCTGCGAGCGTGGCGTGTTGGTCGATGCGTACTGCAGGACCTCGGCGGCGGACGTCTATGCGGCGGGCGACGTCGCGGTGCTGACGGCCGAGGACGGCCATGCGCGCATGGAGTCGTGGCAGAACGCGCAGGACCAAGGCACGGCCGCCGCGCTGTCGGCCCTGGGCCTGGGTGAACCTTATGCGCCGACCGGCGCCGTCTGGTCGGAACAATACGACGCCATGGTGCAGATCGTCGGATTCCCGGGCCTGGCCTGCAGCGAAGTGCTGCGGCCGCAGGCTGGGGAGCGCGCCTTGCTGTCGGTGGCGCTGGACGCCAGCGGCCGCGCCGTGGCCGGCGTATCGGTGGATGCAGCCCGCGATTTCCGCCAGCTGCGCAAATGGATCGCGCAGCGCGCGACCCTGGACCCGGCGTTGCTCGGGCGGCCCGACGTGCCGCTTGCCAGCGCCCAGATCGGATGA
- a CDS encoding nuclear transport factor 2 family protein, translating into MENPILPMLAKTACESVVLEFFHALDTRRHEAAAALMAEDGVWQRQGRRLAGRQEILQALNARVPERSTCHVITNLRLVELAGARATVGYFLTAYESVPHEQGGAPRLVAIRECQDVLVETDGGWRLADKSSRRHLPPE; encoded by the coding sequence ATGGAAAACCCGATTTTGCCCATGCTGGCCAAGACAGCCTGCGAATCCGTGGTGCTGGAATTCTTCCATGCCCTGGACACGCGGCGGCACGAGGCCGCAGCCGCGCTCATGGCCGAGGACGGCGTCTGGCAACGGCAGGGACGCCGGCTTGCCGGCCGCCAGGAAATCCTGCAAGCCCTGAATGCCCGCGTGCCCGAGCGCAGCACCTGCCACGTCATTACCAATCTGCGACTGGTCGAGCTGGCTGGCGCGCGCGCCACCGTCGGCTACTTCCTGACCGCCTACGAAAGCGTGCCGCACGAGCAGGGCGGCGCGCCGCGCCTGGTCGCCATCCGCGAGTGCCAGGACGTGCTGGTGGAGACGGACGGCGGCTGGCGGCTGGCGGACAAAAGCAGCCGCCGCCATCTTCCGCCGGAATGA
- a CDS encoding Bug family tripartite tricarboxylate transporter substrate binding protein — protein MKPSRILHCMLAAACAAVVSGAQAQQADWPTHPITLVVPFAAGGGGDTLARLVAEPLSRELGQSIIVENRPGAGGNIGTSIAARAKPDGYTLSYGTNGTQATNHWLYKSPGYAPSDFEPISRFTVIAAALVVNATDERFKTLAQLLAYARANPGELTCGSAGNGTSSHLACELLNQMAGTKVMHIPYKGGGAAMTDLLGGRISFMIDVMPNVSGQIAAGKLRALGVTTPDRVASNPDIPTISEAGVKGYEFFAWDGLYAPKGTPAAVLDKLNAAVNRALQQPEVRKMLESRGAIPSPTSRQALAEFGAEEYARLGKVVKVAGASID, from the coding sequence ATGAAACCCTCAAGAATCTTGCATTGCATGTTGGCGGCCGCCTGTGCGGCCGTCGTGTCCGGCGCCCAGGCGCAACAGGCCGACTGGCCGACCCATCCGATCACGCTGGTGGTGCCGTTCGCGGCCGGCGGCGGCGGCGACACCCTGGCGCGCCTGGTTGCGGAGCCGCTGTCGCGCGAGCTCGGGCAGTCCATCATCGTCGAGAACCGCCCCGGCGCGGGCGGCAATATCGGCACTTCGATCGCCGCGCGCGCCAAGCCCGACGGCTATACGCTGTCCTACGGCACCAATGGCACGCAGGCCACCAATCACTGGCTGTACAAGTCGCCGGGCTATGCGCCGTCGGACTTCGAACCGATCTCGCGTTTCACGGTCATTGCGGCGGCGCTGGTGGTCAATGCCACCGACGAGCGCTTTAAGACCCTGGCGCAGCTGCTGGCCTACGCCCGGGCCAATCCGGGTGAGCTGACCTGCGGTTCCGCCGGCAACGGCACGTCCTCGCATCTGGCCTGTGAGCTGCTGAACCAGATGGCCGGCACCAAGGTCATGCACATTCCCTACAAGGGCGGCGGCGCGGCCATGACCGATCTGCTGGGCGGGCGGATTTCGTTCATGATCGACGTCATGCCCAACGTGTCGGGGCAGATTGCGGCGGGCAAGCTGCGGGCGCTGGGCGTGACGACGCCGGACCGCGTGGCATCCAATCCGGACATTCCCACGATCAGCGAAGCCGGCGTCAAGGGCTATGAGTTCTTCGCCTGGGACGGCCTGTACGCGCCCAAGGGCACGCCGGCGGCCGTGCTGGACAAGCTGAACGCGGCGGTCAACCGCGCGCTGCAGCAGCCCGAGGTGCGCAAGATGCTGGAGTCGCGTGGTGCGATTCCTTCGCCCACGTCGCGCCAGGCGCTGGCGGAGTTCGGTGCGGAAGAGTATGCGCGGCTGGGGAAGGTCGTGAAGGTGGCGGGCGCGTCGATCGATTGA
- a CDS encoding ABC transporter ATP-binding protein — protein sequence MTSIFGKELNIRGVGKRYAGPGDGAEALQVLQDINLDVPAGHFVSIVGASGCGKSTLLRLILGLDGDYAGQILLDGNPVRGAGLDRGIVFQDHRLFPWLNVERNIAAALRNAPLSKAEKRELVAEHIALVGLQGFEKSYPHQISGGMAQRVAIARGLVNRPRVLLLDEPLGALDALTRSRLQNELQRIWQQEQITMVLVTHDVEEAVFLGDRVVVMQPRPGRIRRIVDVDLPHPRNRSDPRFIRLRDDVLSDFLDPDGRVARHEEQPPGGLAATVGALPALGRLRMAW from the coding sequence ATGACGAGCATCTTCGGCAAGGAATTGAACATCCGCGGCGTGGGCAAGCGCTATGCCGGCCCGGGCGACGGCGCAGAGGCGCTGCAAGTCCTGCAGGACATCAACCTGGACGTGCCCGCCGGGCATTTCGTCAGCATCGTGGGCGCCAGCGGCTGCGGCAAGTCCACGCTGCTGCGCCTGATCCTGGGGCTGGATGGCGACTACGCCGGCCAGATCCTGCTGGACGGCAACCCAGTGCGCGGCGCGGGCCTGGACCGCGGCATCGTATTCCAGGACCACCGGCTGTTTCCGTGGCTGAACGTGGAACGCAACATCGCGGCGGCGCTGCGCAACGCACCGCTGTCGAAGGCAGAAAAGCGCGAGCTGGTGGCCGAACACATTGCACTGGTCGGCCTGCAGGGGTTCGAGAAATCCTACCCGCACCAGATCTCGGGCGGCATGGCGCAGCGCGTGGCGATCGCGCGCGGCCTGGTCAACCGCCCGCGCGTGCTGCTATTGGACGAGCCGCTGGGCGCGCTGGACGCGTTGACGCGGTCGCGGCTGCAGAACGAGTTGCAGCGCATCTGGCAGCAGGAGCAGATCACCATGGTGCTGGTCACGCACGACGTGGAGGAAGCCGTGTTCCTGGGCGACCGCGTGGTGGTGATGCAGCCGCGCCCGGGACGCATCCGCCGCATCGTCGACGTGGATCTGCCGCATCCGCGCAACCGCAGCGATCCGCGCTTCATCCGATTGCGCGACGATGTGCTGAGCGATTTTCTCGATCCAGATGGGCGCGTGGCCCGCCATGAAGAACAGCCGCCTGGCGGCCTGGCGGCCACGGTGGGCGCACTGCCCGCGTTGGGGCGCTTGCGCATGGCTTGGTAG